In Arachis hypogaea cultivar Tifrunner chromosome 2, arahy.Tifrunner.gnm2.J5K5, whole genome shotgun sequence, a genomic segment contains:
- the LOC112723483 gene encoding uncharacterized protein — protein MAAQIAELNHVRIEHNDAQHQQRENDGHHSHSHVSETIRADVIHPENEKEGTDDHVGPFTKEVMDFELPKRFTLPLTLTPYDGLGDPKKFLKKFRSIMIVNGASDTILCRCFPNYLDGPTLEWLCALPAGSISRFQQLAKLFEEHFAGSAIYLHDSDYLNTIKQGQNESLKDYMTYFTKIAISILDLHPEVHLHALKSGLRPGKFQETIAIAKPKTLAEFWERAKRQIDIEELRQAQKSDRTTYRDDDKTPTSKKGFKVTPRFDSYTQFNAKREDIIKEILNSKLIKPPRKAGTYQDTKNVDKSKYCAFHQKHGHTTDDCVVAKDLLERLAAGPP, from the coding sequence atggccgcTCAAATCGCTGAACTGAACCATGTTCGAATAGAACACAACGACGCTCAACACCAGCAAAGAGAGAATGATGGGCATCATTCACACTCCCATGTCTCAGAGACCATCCGAGCTGATGTAATTCACcccgaaaatgaaaaagaaggaacCGATGATCATGTGGGACCCTTCACCAAGGAAGTGATGGACTTTGAGTTGCCGAAGAGATTCACTCTACCACTAACACTCACACCTTATGATGGCCTCGGGGACCCGAAAAAATTTCTCAAGAAATTCCGATCAATAATGATCGTTAACGGTGCATCTGACACCattttatgtcgttgttttccaAATTATTTAGACGGTCCTACACTTGAATGGTTGTGTGCTTTGCCTGCAGGTTCTATTTCGCGATTTCAACAACTAGCCAAGCTGTTCGAAGAGCACTTCGCCGGATCCGCAATATATCTGCATGACTCTGACTATCTGAACACCATTAAGCAAGGCCAGAATGAAAGCCTAAAAGACTATATGACTTATTTCACCAAAATAGCCATCAGCATACTTGATCTCCACCCAGAAGTCCATTTGCACGCACTCAAAAGCGGCCTCCGACCTGGAAAGTTCCAAGAGACCATTGCGATAGCGAAGCCAAAAACCCTAGCCGAATTCTGGGAAAGAGCAAAAAGGCAAATCGATATCGAGGAGCTCAGACAAGCCCAAAAATCTGATAGAACAACCTACAGAGACGACGATAAAACTCCAACTAGTAAGAAAGGTTTCAAAGTAACACCTCGATTTGATTCTTACACGCAGTTTAACGCTAAACGAGAGGACATTATCAAAGAAATTCTAAATTCAAAGCTCATCAAGCCACCACGAAAGGCCGGCACCTACCAGGACACTAAAAATGTAGACAAATCTAAGTATTGTGCCTTCCACCAGAAGCACGGCCACACAACTGATGACTGTGTGGTAGCAAAGGATCTTTTAGAACGTTTAGCGGCAGGGCCACCTTGA